A single genomic interval of Salinarchaeum sp. IM2453 harbors:
- a CDS encoding HEAT repeat domain-containing protein yields MTDEESAADEFRSRLDTLADRISDAQTEAALDELEAELDSIKDEINQTEFEVPDAETAEDEEDEDDDEEITPPDEELLDTVDELSDSIEEKRGPYAEDVASEVSDAASTVMRSDWTENGVDTVQASVQQFFNAVPDVEKTTSSDPEHIADTLESVAEIIEDEMDLHPDEDADIIQQLLDDVDQLQSALDDAEVWSDLSVREQLAGKGFYDVLDHQKDFPPELSAIKVYEKRDQPEKIMLALDMLDSDFMQEYCLEALGRIGDEAAVDDITPLANRRDETAIKALGSIGSEKPVSSLLNHIDSGGSLAITTLRALGEIGSEQAVEDIAEQMQTDDDPEVRSMAARALGMIGDTRATDPLAETLEDDEDNAVRGSAIWALRQIQTREALEIASEYESDQAYLVQYEAEKAKSAISS; encoded by the coding sequence ATGACCGATGAGGAATCGGCGGCTGATGAATTCCGTTCCCGCCTTGACACTCTTGCGGATCGTATCAGTGACGCACAGACAGAGGCAGCATTAGATGAACTCGAAGCAGAGCTAGACTCTATCAAAGACGAAATTAATCAGACTGAATTTGAGGTTCCAGACGCCGAAACAGCCGAAGATGAAGAAGACGAAGACGATGACGAGGAGATTACCCCGCCGGACGAGGAACTACTGGATACTGTTGATGAACTATCGGATAGCATCGAGGAAAAGCGAGGTCCATATGCAGAAGATGTAGCGTCTGAGGTTTCAGATGCTGCTTCAACCGTTATGCGTAGTGATTGGACTGAAAATGGTGTTGATACAGTTCAAGCGAGCGTTCAGCAGTTTTTCAATGCAGTACCTGATGTAGAGAAAACTACCAGTAGCGATCCAGAGCACATAGCAGACACGCTTGAATCCGTTGCTGAAATTATCGAAGATGAGATGGATCTCCATCCTGATGAGGATGCGGATATAATCCAGCAATTACTTGACGATGTTGACCAGCTACAGTCAGCGCTTGATGATGCTGAAGTGTGGAGTGATCTCTCTGTCAGAGAACAGCTCGCTGGCAAAGGTTTCTATGATGTCTTGGACCATCAAAAGGACTTCCCACCTGAACTGAGCGCAATCAAAGTATACGAGAAACGTGATCAACCAGAAAAAATCATGCTTGCGCTTGATATGCTGGACTCTGATTTCATGCAGGAGTATTGTCTTGAGGCGCTTGGACGGATTGGTGATGAAGCAGCTGTCGATGACATTACGCCTCTTGCCAATCGTCGGGATGAGACAGCAATCAAGGCACTGGGATCAATTGGAAGTGAAAAACCAGTCAGTTCACTGCTCAACCATATTGACTCTGGCGGATCCTTGGCTATCACTACACTTCGAGCACTTGGAGAGATTGGCAGTGAGCAGGCAGTAGAAGACATTGCAGAACAGATGCAGACTGATGATGATCCAGAAGTGCGCTCGATGGCTGCCCGTGCTCTGGGAATGATTGGCGACACCCGAGCGACTGACCCACTTGCTGAAACGCTTGAGGATGATGAAGATAATGCCGTAAGAGGCAGTGCAATCTGGGCACTTCGGCAAATCCAGACCAGAGAAGCATTAGAAATTGCAAGTGAGTACGAGTCAGACCAAGCGTATCTTGTACAATACGAGGCAGAAAAAGCAAAATCAGCGATCAGCTCTTAA